One segment of uncultured Tolumonas sp. DNA contains the following:
- a CDS encoding type I secretion system permease/ATPase: protein MDNTSVNEPPDAVDFGDPSPDTGLLCLVMLARFHGIATEPDQLAHEFSESGQPFGNTEILLAAKKLSLKAKLVSTTLPRLPQTPLPCMALLHNGHYVILARADENQILIQDPLVGRPQVVRPDEFAERWSGKLILFTSRASLAGELRKFDFSWFIPAVVKYRKLLLEVLAVSLVLQLFALVTPMFFQVVMDKVLVHKGFSTLDVIAMGLLVVVTFEVILTGLRSYVFSHTTSRMDVELGASLFRHLLHLPLAYFQARRVGDSVARVRELENIRSFLTGNAITVVLDLLFSVVFISVMFYYSTTLTLIVLASLPCYIILSVCFTPMLRTRLNEKFMRGAENQAFLVETVSGIDTVKAMAVEPQTTRQWDKQLAGYVAASFKTTTLNTLANSGVTLISKIVTVATLWFGARAVIGAELTVGQLIAFNMLSGQVAQPVMRLAQLWTEFQQVGISMQRLGDILNTRTEVAGNNLVLPPIKGAIHFDDLHFRYRPDAPLILKNINLRIAPGEVIGVVGRSGSGKSTLTKLIQRLYVPEQGRVLIDGIDLSVADASSLRRQIGVVLQENILFNRSIRENIALTDPGAPLEAVMQAARLAGAHEFITELPEGYDTPVGEHGTGLSGGQRQRIAIARALLSNPRILIFDEATSALDYESEHIIQKNMRAICQGRTVIIIAHRLSAVRQANRILVMDKGQIIETGNHQALMQHEGGMYRHLYNLQQG from the coding sequence ATGGATAACACCTCCGTTAATGAGCCGCCGGACGCGGTTGATTTTGGCGATCCTTCTCCAGACACCGGTTTGCTGTGCCTGGTCATGCTGGCCCGCTTTCATGGCATTGCTACCGAGCCTGACCAGCTAGCACATGAGTTCTCCGAAAGTGGTCAACCCTTCGGCAATACCGAGATTCTTCTCGCTGCTAAAAAGCTCTCTCTTAAAGCCAAATTAGTTTCAACCACACTGCCTCGCTTACCCCAAACCCCATTGCCTTGTATGGCGTTATTGCATAACGGGCACTACGTCATTCTGGCCCGCGCCGATGAAAATCAGATTCTCATTCAAGACCCGTTAGTGGGTCGTCCGCAGGTAGTTCGCCCTGATGAATTTGCTGAGCGCTGGAGTGGCAAGCTGATTCTGTTTACCTCGCGGGCCTCATTGGCCGGTGAGCTGCGCAAGTTCGATTTCTCTTGGTTTATCCCTGCTGTTGTTAAATACCGCAAGTTGCTGCTGGAAGTGCTGGCGGTGAGTCTGGTGTTACAGCTGTTTGCCTTAGTCACGCCGATGTTCTTTCAGGTGGTGATGGATAAAGTGCTGGTGCACAAAGGCTTCAGTACCCTGGATGTGATTGCCATGGGCTTACTGGTGGTTGTGACGTTTGAGGTAATACTGACTGGATTGCGTAGTTATGTGTTTTCTCACACCACCAGTCGAATGGATGTGGAATTGGGTGCTTCCTTGTTCCGGCATTTATTGCATTTGCCGCTGGCCTATTTTCAGGCGCGTCGGGTGGGTGATTCGGTGGCACGCGTGCGCGAGCTGGAAAATATCCGCTCCTTTCTGACCGGCAATGCCATTACCGTGGTGCTCGATTTGTTGTTTTCGGTGGTGTTCATTTCGGTGATGTTTTACTACAGCACCACGCTAACGTTGATTGTGCTAGCCTCTTTGCCTTGTTACATCATCTTATCGGTTTGTTTTACCCCCATGCTGCGCACCCGCCTGAATGAGAAGTTTATGCGCGGGGCCGAGAATCAGGCGTTTCTGGTGGAAACGGTGTCGGGCATTGATACCGTGAAAGCCATGGCAGTTGAACCGCAAACCACCCGGCAGTGGGATAAACAACTGGCCGGTTATGTAGCGGCCAGCTTTAAAACCACCACTTTGAATACGTTGGCAAACAGTGGCGTCACCCTGATTAGTAAAATCGTCACCGTGGCGACCTTGTGGTTCGGGGCGCGAGCGGTAATCGGTGCCGAGCTAACCGTGGGTCAGTTGATTGCTTTTAATATGCTCTCGGGGCAGGTGGCCCAACCGGTGATGCGTTTAGCCCAGCTGTGGACGGAATTCCAGCAGGTCGGTATCTCGATGCAACGCTTAGGTGACATTCTCAATACTCGAACTGAAGTAGCCGGTAATAATCTGGTGTTACCACCGATTAAAGGTGCCATTCATTTTGATGATTTGCATTTTCGCTACCGCCCCGATGCGCCCTTAATTCTCAAGAACATCAACCTGCGCATTGCACCGGGCGAAGTGATTGGTGTGGTCGGTCGTTCCGGCTCGGGTAAAAGCACCTTAACCAAACTGATTCAACGGCTGTATGTGCCGGAACAAGGCCGCGTGCTGATTGATGGCATTGACCTGTCGGTGGCCGATGCCTCGTCGCTGCGCCGTCAGATTGGCGTGGTGTTACAAGAGAACATCTTATTTAACCGCTCAATTCGGGAAAACATTGCCCTGACCGACCCCGGTGCACCCTTGGAAGCCGTGATGCAAGCCGCCCGGTTAGCCGGGGCGCATGAGTTTATTACTGAATTACCGGAAGGCTATGACACGCCCGTCGGCGAACACGGCACCGGGCTTTCCGGTGGGCAGCGACAGCGCATTGCCATTGCCCGCGCTTTACTCAGTAACCCCCGTATTCTGATATTTGATGAAGCCACCAGTGCACTGGATTATGAATCGGAACATATCATCCAAAAGAACATGCGCGCCATTTGTCAGGGCCGCACCGTCATCATCATTGCGCATCGTTTATCGGCAGTGCGTCAGGCCAACCGAATTCTCGTCATGGACAAAGGACAAATTATCGAAACCGGTAATCATCAGGCACTGATGCAACACGAGGGTGGCATGTATCGTCACTTGTATAACCTGCAACAAGGATGA
- a CDS encoding sensor domain-containing diguanylate cyclase, with amino-acid sequence MFAPSLALHLAGQTPYHDAEIRCWTKSGQWKYILTHGKVVKRDANGKPLVMSGTHTDISARKQADKKIQEQSELLDLAHDAIIVYNMRREIMFWNRGAERTYGWSHDEALHKNINQLLQTKFPQALAEIEQTVLRTGQWEGELEHATKDNSRIIVTSRWAVKRDEDNVPISIMEINRDITERQALLTKLELQARQDYLTGLNNRGYFMELAEHELKKALRYGHHFTVLMLDIDHFKKINDSFGHKAGDLVLKSLAEIFRITLREGDIVGRVGGEEFVVLLPETNVDGAVTVAERIRHTVETIPVLVSGSKINFTVSIGGSEPTFQDCTLDLLLNQADNALYQAKNSGRNRLCIGVSCRTD; translated from the coding sequence TTGTTCGCACCTTCCTTAGCCTTACACCTGGCAGGGCAAACTCCTTACCACGATGCGGAAATACGTTGTTGGACAAAATCAGGTCAATGGAAATACATATTGACACACGGCAAGGTTGTCAAAAGGGATGCCAACGGTAAACCTTTAGTCATGTCAGGCACGCATACAGATATTTCAGCACGAAAGCAGGCCGATAAAAAAATACAGGAACAATCCGAATTACTTGATTTAGCGCATGACGCCATCATTGTTTATAACATGCGTCGTGAAATCATGTTTTGGAATCGAGGCGCAGAACGAACCTATGGTTGGTCACATGACGAAGCGTTGCATAAAAATATCAATCAGTTATTACAAACCAAGTTCCCTCAGGCATTAGCTGAGATCGAACAAACAGTTTTGCGAACCGGGCAATGGGAGGGGGAACTTGAACACGCGACCAAAGATAACTCTCGGATCATTGTTACTAGTCGCTGGGCTGTAAAACGTGATGAAGATAATGTCCCCATCTCGATAATGGAAATTAATCGGGATATTACTGAACGTCAGGCTTTATTGACCAAACTGGAGTTACAGGCACGTCAGGATTATCTCACTGGATTAAATAATCGTGGCTATTTTATGGAACTAGCTGAACATGAATTAAAAAAAGCATTACGTTATGGTCATCATTTCACCGTTCTCATGCTTGATATCGACCACTTCAAAAAAATAAATGACTCTTTCGGGCATAAGGCCGGAGATCTGGTACTTAAATCACTAGCAGAAATATTCAGAATCACTTTACGGGAAGGCGACATTGTGGGGCGTGTTGGTGGCGAAGAGTTTGTTGTCCTATTGCCCGAAACTAATGTTGATGGCGCAGTCACTGTTGCTGAGCGAATTCGACATACTGTTGAAACAATACCAGTATTAGTGAGCGGTAGTAAAATTAATTTTACGGTTTCGATAGGTGGTAGTGAACCAACATTCCAAGACTGCACCTTAGATCTATTGCTGAACCAGGCAGATAACGCGCTATATCAAGCCAAAAACTCGGGCCGAAATCGATTGTGTATAGGTGTTAGCTGTCGAACTGATTAG
- a CDS encoding GGDEF domain-containing protein, translated as MICSTIGLMFLWLRLYTPLWLSVVFGNGFIVLSYSLLWLGFRQYTKSITPQDRLLMILAPLIAVILFILLRLDENNLVIRAMLVSYILTGLTAMSIYQALKGRKPAESGRLFCVLALVLTLLCTLVRALTVQKSAGYVGLLDTNMSNVFLMATSGISLLSVGFGVMLISSQWLQQRLYIHATYDALTGVYNRYALIELGDTLELTTDLSIKKWSLAMIDLDHFKLVNDRYGHPVGDQVLQRIATTLKESIRHCDILARYGGEEFVVVLPDCDKNNARIWAERIRKNIEETTMLINDQPLQITVSIGIATSTPTACKLNDVLPMADSALYEAKKAGRNQVHEAILPCV; from the coding sequence ATGATCTGTTCAACTATCGGATTAATGTTTCTTTGGCTTCGTTTATACACACCATTATGGCTGAGCGTTGTTTTCGGCAATGGGTTTATTGTGCTGAGCTATTCGCTGCTATGGCTCGGTTTTCGCCAATACACTAAATCCATAACACCACAAGATAGGCTATTGATGATCTTGGCGCCGCTCATTGCTGTGATCTTATTTATCCTTCTTCGGCTTGATGAAAACAACCTGGTTATACGTGCCATGCTTGTTTCTTATATCTTGACAGGGCTGACTGCTATGTCGATTTATCAGGCGTTAAAAGGTAGAAAACCAGCGGAGTCTGGTCGTTTATTCTGTGTACTGGCGTTAGTCCTCACATTGTTATGTACATTAGTTAGAGCCTTAACCGTTCAAAAATCAGCGGGATATGTTGGCTTATTGGATACCAACATGAGCAATGTTTTTTTGATGGCAACCTCTGGAATATCCTTATTAAGTGTCGGCTTCGGTGTCATGTTGATTTCGTCTCAATGGTTACAACAACGTTTATACATTCATGCGACATATGACGCACTCACGGGCGTTTATAACCGATACGCACTGATTGAACTCGGTGATACGTTGGAGTTAACCACCGATCTCTCCATCAAAAAGTGGAGTTTGGCCATGATAGATTTAGATCACTTTAAATTGGTCAATGATCGATATGGTCATCCTGTCGGTGATCAGGTTTTACAACGTATTGCTACAACATTGAAAGAGAGTATTCGCCACTGCGATATTCTGGCCCGTTATGGTGGCGAAGAATTTGTCGTTGTATTGCCTGACTGTGATAAAAATAACGCGCGGATTTGGGCAGAAAGGATCAGAAAAAATATTGAAGAAACAACAATGCTAATAAACGATCAACCACTACAAATCACTGTCAGCATTGGCATCGCAACATCCACACCAACTGCTTGCAAACTGAATGATGTACTCCCAATGGCTGATTCAGCGCTTTACGAGGCAAAAAAAGCCGGTAGAAACCAAGTACATGAAGCTATTTTGCCTTGTGTCTAA
- a CDS encoding HlyD family type I secretion periplasmic adaptor subunit gives MGNTMAAFKELIQRYQLVWQHAWARRHEMEAPNRLPHELQFLPAALALQESPVSPKPRLAMWLLMSFALIALLWACLGKIDIVASAQGKIVPSDRIKTIQPLETSTVSAIYVKEGQHVEAGDALIDFDATDASADIEHLQSALNDGRLQTIRTQTMLLSLDTDNRSQHEPMLPKFDDIPTLRQTQEQALLDSEWQEFSTKQAQLDASLKTKQAEQRSYAETVHKLQRSLVITRARATDYAKLDKQSYIPRHDYLDAQQKLIDQEGELANQQQQLQQLTSEIEEVKRQQQALTAETLRNLQDKLREGKQQTVQYQQELIKAQQHGKLRRLTAPVAGTVQQLATHTVSGVVTPAQALMIIVPQDNPLEIEAYIENKDIGFVYAGQEAEAKIETFPYTKYGTIHAEVTDVSNDAVNDEKKGLIYTAHVKLDRTTIPVENKTVNLTPGMTVTVEIKTGKRRVMEYFLSPLMEYQSESFKER, from the coding sequence ATGGGAAATACGATGGCAGCATTCAAAGAACTGATACAGCGTTATCAGTTGGTTTGGCAACACGCCTGGGCGCGTCGCCATGAAATGGAAGCCCCCAACCGTTTACCACATGAATTGCAGTTTTTACCCGCCGCATTGGCGCTACAGGAAAGCCCCGTTTCCCCCAAACCACGACTGGCGATGTGGTTACTAATGAGCTTTGCCCTCATCGCCCTGCTGTGGGCCTGCTTGGGCAAAATCGATATCGTCGCCAGTGCGCAGGGTAAAATCGTACCAAGTGACCGCATTAAAACCATTCAGCCACTGGAAACCTCCACCGTCAGTGCCATCTATGTCAAAGAAGGGCAACACGTTGAAGCCGGAGATGCACTGATTGATTTTGATGCCACCGATGCCAGTGCCGATATTGAACACCTGCAAAGTGCGCTCAATGATGGTCGCCTACAAACTATCCGCACCCAAACCATGTTGCTGAGTCTCGACACCGACAATCGCAGCCAACATGAACCCATGCTGCCCAAGTTCGATGACATCCCCACGCTGCGCCAAACCCAAGAACAGGCGTTACTGGACAGTGAATGGCAGGAGTTCAGCACCAAGCAAGCGCAGCTCGATGCGTCACTCAAAACCAAACAGGCGGAACAGCGCAGCTACGCCGAAACCGTACACAAACTGCAACGCAGCCTTGTCATCACCCGCGCACGGGCCACCGATTACGCCAAACTGGATAAGCAAAGTTATATCCCACGGCATGATTATCTTGATGCCCAGCAAAAGCTTATCGACCAGGAAGGTGAACTGGCGAACCAGCAACAACAACTGCAACAGCTGACTTCCGAAATTGAAGAGGTGAAACGCCAGCAACAAGCGCTCACTGCGGAAACGCTGCGTAACCTGCAAGACAAACTGCGCGAAGGCAAACAGCAAACCGTGCAATATCAGCAAGAACTCATCAAAGCGCAACAACACGGCAAACTGCGTCGCCTCACCGCACCGGTGGCTGGCACCGTGCAACAACTGGCGACCCACACCGTTAGCGGTGTCGTCACCCCCGCACAAGCTTTAATGATTATCGTGCCACAAGACAACCCGCTCGAAATTGAAGCCTATATCGAAAACAAAGACATCGGCTTTGTGTATGCAGGGCAAGAAGCCGAAGCCAAAATCGAGACGTTCCCCTACACCAAATACGGCACCATTCACGCCGAAGTTACCGATGTATCTAACGATGCAGTGAATGATGAAAAGAAAGGCTTAATTTACACCGCCCACGTCAAGCTCGACCGCACCACCATTCCAGTGGAAAACAAAACCGTGAATTTAACACCGGGCATGACGGTGACGGTAGAAATAAAAACCGGGAAACGGCGCGTGATGGAATACTTCCTAAGCCCGCTGATGGAATATCAGAGTGAGAGCTTTAAAGAAAGGTAA
- a CDS encoding calcium-binding protein, whose protein sequence is MSTEETMSVVEHSFYDAVLADIVYVNIDGEVTGKSGFTKGLHGEDLAKLIAPELTKPLADQIGDRFIVLDVKNDPISGYQGVLFKDLVSGDVILANRGTAGWTDIDEDVDLALLSGVARNEIITMVNWWNDISRPQGTAYTALTNNLGAFSSAGTQIASGADVDVIATAIAQNKFRVVGHSLGGHLTTVFASLFHDQVSASSTFNGAGIDSIGIYATGALNQLMKDFLVGKPLDQLADILGVTAVLPQNSQNNYYAENGFSLTTSDWIFSQIGKHIGLENEQSNVAFWQNHSMYKLTDLLALYATLAKLQPDIDIQTLNGLAKASSNESVNSLENMLDSVRRFFSGESITLTPVVDSGGDWEDNTMPPERIAFHTNLQNLGDQISSLETLLGKVRLTLPSSDSESLARNDFSVFLSLLTLSPVVIRGNDAMSQADLDALLKTAWEPEYQQWHDDINKPDTQRTFTDTYLQDRAKMLSYIIQANQQNILPSAEGSLAVTSYELGKSEAWQLSDLATHKQLSVTVNNGSYQNEYDNGQLRDHFAITFGSQSDDSLNGSAGVDHIYGDAGSDVIYGNASNDYLEGNVGNDELHGGDNDDILIGGAGDDTLNGDAGNDYLEGGLGIDTYRIVSGEDTDTILDADGFGYIQWDDLILSGSSGLAADKWKHPGDGVWQDLTNNISYILSLQADGKNQLIIFKGSEKLIVNGWKEGDLNISGLAGNTDAADIPDTSVNSTTSRTILGDPNPIDDDPNTAGIQYRYDALGNVIGNGQLPGRDDILYGSAGNDAINGLGGNDEIHATQGGNDVIDGGTGNDFIYAGTGQNKIYGGDGSDAIVGGYSKDIIFGDTEVTDIAAYISASRSAASVDAKGDFLAGHSGDDVLISGAKNDTIEGGDGADLIVSGAGNDFIDADGNNFVNNFNYSWTFQDTSTDSKPWDTYLLSESYAFLPDGSGDDTVYAGAGNDVAWLGKGNDKAYGGDGNDELYGDEGNDVLFGENGDDTLRGDSYWNNDTEHGSDYLDGGDGNDTLMGFGGSDILLGGNGNDTLSGDCAAQEGHYSATMDGNDSLDGGAGDDTLYGDGKDDLLIGGDGNDKLHGDNSTNNLEGQYHGKDQLFGGAGNDSLWGGGNDDQLEGGAGDDYLEGDASDLAGQFHGKDTLVGGDGNDTLFGDGGDDVLSGGSGDDYLNGDNEALEAIYQGNDTLDGGDGNDTLYGGGGNDRLTGGAGDDYMVGDDKALSADATFTGDDVLSGGAGHDYLAGGKGNDVLNGGADLDNLLGGDGDDTYIFNTGDSVPIVNGNVLTVEWIDDDSGNNTIAFGSAINQSDIKITHSLNSNDLNVW, encoded by the coding sequence ATGAGCACAGAGGAAACGATGAGTGTCGTTGAGCACTCTTTTTACGATGCAGTATTGGCTGATATTGTGTACGTCAATATTGATGGCGAAGTAACTGGAAAATCAGGTTTTACCAAAGGACTGCACGGGGAAGATTTGGCTAAATTAATTGCACCAGAATTAACCAAGCCATTAGCTGATCAAATTGGTGATCGATTTATTGTTCTGGATGTCAAAAATGACCCAATCAGTGGCTATCAAGGGGTTTTATTTAAAGACTTGGTTTCCGGTGACGTTATTTTGGCAAACCGGGGAACAGCCGGATGGACTGATATAGATGAAGATGTCGATTTAGCCTTATTATCTGGTGTTGCAAGAAATGAAATCATCACCATGGTAAATTGGTGGAATGATATTTCGCGTCCACAAGGGACAGCTTATACAGCATTAACAAACAACTTAGGGGCATTTTCTTCAGCAGGAACACAAATCGCGTCTGGTGCTGATGTTGATGTTATCGCGACGGCAATTGCCCAGAATAAATTTCGTGTAGTCGGGCATTCGCTGGGTGGTCATTTAACCACTGTATTTGCAAGTTTATTTCATGATCAAGTTTCGGCATCCAGTACCTTTAATGGTGCGGGTATTGATTCAATCGGTATTTATGCGACCGGTGCATTAAATCAGCTCATGAAAGATTTTTTGGTCGGGAAACCATTAGATCAACTAGCTGACATCTTAGGTGTTACAGCAGTATTACCGCAAAACTCACAGAATAACTATTACGCAGAGAATGGCTTTAGTTTAACCACCAGTGACTGGATATTTTCACAAATCGGCAAGCATATTGGTTTAGAAAACGAGCAAAGCAACGTGGCATTTTGGCAAAACCATTCGATGTATAAATTGACCGATTTACTGGCATTATATGCAACTTTAGCCAAACTTCAGCCAGATATTGATATTCAAACGCTGAATGGATTGGCTAAAGCCAGTAGTAATGAATCCGTTAATTCACTTGAAAATATGCTTGATAGTGTTCGTCGTTTTTTCAGCGGGGAGTCTATAACGCTAACACCCGTTGTAGATAGCGGAGGCGATTGGGAAGACAACACCATGCCGCCAGAAAGAATCGCCTTTCACACTAATTTACAGAATCTTGGCGACCAAATCTCTTCTTTAGAAACCTTACTAGGCAAAGTAAGACTCACACTGCCATCCAGCGATAGTGAGTCACTAGCCCGAAATGATTTCAGTGTATTTTTAAGTCTATTGACGTTAAGCCCTGTTGTTATTCGTGGTAATGACGCAATGAGTCAGGCAGATCTCGACGCATTACTAAAAACAGCGTGGGAGCCTGAATACCAACAATGGCACGATGATATAAACAAACCCGATACACAACGCACGTTTACCGATACCTATTTGCAAGACAGAGCCAAGATGCTGTCTTACATTATTCAGGCAAACCAGCAGAATATTTTACCTTCAGCGGAAGGTTCTCTCGCCGTAACAAGTTATGAACTTGGGAAAAGCGAAGCATGGCAACTATCTGATTTAGCTACTCATAAACAGTTATCGGTTACGGTGAATAATGGCTCTTATCAAAATGAATATGATAATGGGCAGTTACGGGATCATTTTGCAATCACCTTTGGTTCTCAATCAGATGACTCGTTGAATGGCAGTGCAGGTGTCGATCATATCTATGGCGATGCCGGTAGCGATGTCATCTATGGCAATGCCAGTAATGATTATCTTGAAGGTAATGTTGGCAATGACGAGCTCCATGGTGGGGATAATGACGATATTCTCATCGGTGGCGCTGGTGACGATACGCTTAATGGTGATGCCGGCAATGATTATTTGGAAGGCGGCCTAGGTATTGATACCTACCGGATTGTCAGTGGTGAAGACACCGACACAATCCTTGATGCCGACGGTTTCGGTTACATTCAGTGGGATGATCTGATCCTCTCTGGTTCTTCAGGATTAGCTGCTGATAAATGGAAACATCCTGGGGATGGTGTTTGGCAGGATTTAACCAATAATATCAGCTATATCCTCTCCCTTCAGGCTGATGGTAAAAATCAGCTCATCATCTTCAAAGGCAGCGAAAAGCTGATTGTGAATGGCTGGAAAGAAGGTGATTTAAATATCAGTGGGTTAGCGGGCAATACCGATGCTGCCGATATTCCGGATACGTCGGTGAATTCAACTACTTCCCGCACCATTCTCGGTGACCCGAACCCGATTGATGATGACCCGAATACAGCGGGTATTCAATATCGCTATGATGCCTTAGGTAATGTGATTGGAAATGGTCAGTTACCCGGTCGGGATGACATCCTTTATGGCAGTGCCGGTAATGACGCCATCAATGGGCTCGGTGGCAATGATGAGATCCATGCAACGCAAGGCGGTAATGATGTCATTGATGGCGGAACCGGCAATGACTTTATCTACGCCGGAACCGGGCAAAATAAAATCTATGGTGGTGATGGGTCTGACGCCATTGTGGGAGGATACAGCAAAGACATTATTTTTGGTGATACCGAGGTGACGGACATAGCGGCCTATATTAGCGCGAGTCGTTCAGCTGCATCTGTCGATGCCAAGGGGGATTTTTTAGCTGGCCATAGTGGTGATGATGTTCTGATTTCTGGTGCCAAAAATGACACCATTGAAGGTGGTGATGGTGCCGATTTAATCGTTTCCGGCGCAGGGAATGATTTTATTGACGCAGACGGCAATAATTTTGTGAATAACTTTAACTACTCATGGACATTTCAGGATACCTCGACGGACAGTAAACCATGGGATACCTATTTACTCTCTGAATCTTATGCATTTCTTCCTGATGGTAGTGGCGATGATACGGTCTATGCTGGCGCGGGTAATGATGTGGCCTGGCTTGGTAAAGGAAATGATAAAGCCTATGGCGGCGATGGTAACGATGAATTGTACGGCGATGAAGGCAATGATGTTCTGTTTGGTGAAAATGGGGACGATACACTGAGAGGCGACTCTTATTGGAATAACGACACCGAGCATGGCTCTGACTATCTGGATGGGGGCGATGGGAATGATACGCTGATGGGTTTTGGTGGTAGCGACATTCTGCTTGGTGGCAATGGAAACGATACCTTATCTGGTGATTGTGCGGCACAAGAGGGACATTATTCCGCAACCATGGATGGTAATGATTCGCTGGATGGCGGTGCCGGTGATGACACACTCTATGGGGATGGAAAAGATGATTTGCTGATCGGTGGTGATGGCAACGATAAACTGCATGGTGATAACAGCACCAATAACCTTGAGGGGCAATACCACGGTAAAGATCAACTTTTTGGTGGTGCAGGTAATGATTCACTCTGGGGTGGCGGTAATGATGATCAGCTAGAGGGCGGTGCCGGTGACGATTATCTGGAGGGCGATGCCTCAGATTTGGCAGGCCAGTTCCATGGTAAAGATACCCTGGTTGGTGGTGACGGTAACGATACCCTGTTTGGTGATGGCGGAGACGATGTCCTCTCGGGTGGTTCAGGCGACGATTATCTTAATGGTGATAATGAGGCTTTAGAGGCCATCTATCAGGGCAATGATACCTTGGATGGTGGCGATGGTAACGACACCCTCTATGGCGGTGGTGGTAATGACCGACTTACTGGTGGCGCCGGTGATGACTATATGGTCGGTGATGATAAAGCATTAAGTGCAGATGCAACCTTTACCGGTGATGATGTCTTATCGGGCGGTGCCGGACATGATTATCTGGCGGGCGGTAAAGGCAACGACGTGCTGAACGGCGGTGCTGATTTAGATAATTTATTGGGGGGGGATGGTGATGACACCTATATCTTTAATACTGGCGACAGCGTTCCCATCGTTAATGGCAATGTCCTAACAGTCGAATGGATCGATGATGACAGCGGCAACAACACGATAGCCTTCGGCTCCGCGATAAATCAAAGCGATATTAAAATCACACACAGTCTGAATAGTAACGATCTGAACGTGTGGTAG
- a CDS encoding IS5 family transposase, translated as MEHQLTFADSEFSTKRRQTRKEIFLSRMDALLPWAMLLEIIEPVYPKAGNGRQPYPLQTMFRIHCLQHWYNLSDGAMEDALYEIASMRLFAHLSLDGAIPDRTTIMNFRHLLERHQLARQLLETINQWLTDSGVMMKQGTLVDATIIEAPTSTKNKQNQRDLEMHQTKKGNQWHFGMKAHIGVDAKSGLTHTLVTTPANEHDLNQLENLLHGQEKFVSADAGYQGAEKREALKEVDVDWLIAERPGKVRTLKQHPRLNKVAIRIEYLKASIRSKVEHPFRIIKQQFGFVKARYKGLAKNDNQLAMLFTLANLVRVDQMLRYTRSVSEIR; from the coding sequence ATGGAACATCAACTCACCTTCGCTGATAGCGAGTTTTCCACTAAACGTCGTCAAACCCGCAAAGAAATATTCCTTTCCAGAATGGATGCTTTATTGCCTTGGGCGATGCTTTTGGAAATTATCGAACCTGTTTATCCAAAGGCAGGTAATGGTCGACAACCATATCCGTTGCAAACTATGTTTCGGATCCATTGTTTACAGCATTGGTACAACTTGAGCGATGGAGCCATGGAAGATGCACTCTATGAAATTGCTTCCATGCGACTGTTTGCTCACCTGTCTCTGGATGGTGCAATCCCAGACCGGACAACCATCATGAACTTTCGCCACTTGCTGGAACGACATCAATTAGCCCGGCAACTACTTGAAACCATAAACCAATGGCTCACGGATAGCGGTGTCATGATGAAACAGGGAACACTAGTTGATGCCACCATTATTGAAGCACCGACATCGACAAAAAATAAACAAAATCAACGCGATCTAGAAATGCATCAAACCAAGAAGGGCAATCAATGGCATTTTGGCATGAAAGCGCATATTGGCGTTGATGCGAAAAGTGGTTTGACGCATACACTGGTGACAACGCCAGCCAATGAACATGATCTGAACCAGCTAGAAAACTTATTACACGGGCAAGAAAAATTTGTCTCAGCCGATGCCGGTTATCAAGGTGCAGAGAAACGTGAAGCCTTAAAAGAGGTGGATGTTGACTGGTTGATAGCGGAGCGTCCAGGCAAAGTCCGAACCTTAAAACAGCATCCACGGCTGAATAAAGTTGCCATTCGAATTGAATATTTGAAAGCCAGCATCCGGTCGAAAGTAGAACATCCATTCCGGATCATTAAACAGCAATTTGGCTTTGTAAAAGCGCGATACAAAGGGTTGGCAAAAAATGACAATCAATTAGCGATGTTATTTACACTGGCCAATCTGGTTCGAGTCGATCAGATGTTGCGATATACCCGAAGTGTATCTGAAATCCGGTAA